One window of the Candidatus Jettenia sp. genome contains the following:
- a CDS encoding carbon starvation protein A, which yields MKISTIILTVTAIIGAFALGVVTQVLWPSEKVNALWLIIAAACFFVISYRLYGAFLAAKVLSLDDRRTPPSKRLRDGRDYHPTHKWVLFGHHFAAIAGAGPLIGPVLAAQFGYLPGFLWILIGASLGGAVHDMVILAASVRRNGKSLAQIAGDEVGPLTGITAAIAILFIIIVALAGLGLAVINALSHSAWGAFTIAATIPIALFMGLYLYKIRYGKIAEVSIIGVILLVLAVFFGSYIPGSGLEPYFNLDKKLLVFLMALYGFIASVLPVWMLLCPRDYLSTYMKIGTVILLALGILFLAPNIHMPAVTRFIHGGGPVIPGTLFPFMFITIACGALSGFHSLVASGTTPKMIENESEIKMIGFGAMLVEGFISVIAIIAATILMPGDYFAINTHLSFDELARLGFPINYIVELSEDVGTNIAGRPGGAVSLAVGMASIFSSLPGMKTLMPYWYNFALMFEALFILTTVDTGTRVARFIVQELGSHVYRPLGRTNWIPGTILSSFLVVGSWGYLIYSGNISTIWPMFGVANQLLAAIAFCVGTTIIIKMNKLKYAWATFLPMVFMFVTTFTASYKLFFDFIEKSASSTIRSEALAFRFDAILIAIMVTLAIITLFDSIHKWYGYLSGKRKMVTTEVIEWVRHAETS from the coding sequence GTGAAGATATCAACGATAATTCTTACTGTAACTGCGATTATAGGCGCATTTGCACTTGGAGTAGTTACTCAGGTACTCTGGCCATCAGAAAAGGTTAACGCACTCTGGCTTATTATTGCCGCCGCATGTTTCTTCGTAATATCTTATCGTCTGTACGGCGCATTTCTTGCAGCAAAGGTGCTGAGTCTCGATGATAGAAGAACACCACCTTCAAAAAGATTAAGAGATGGCAGGGACTATCACCCTACTCACAAATGGGTACTGTTTGGTCATCACTTCGCAGCAATTGCAGGAGCTGGTCCATTGATAGGGCCGGTACTTGCAGCGCAATTTGGCTATCTTCCGGGTTTTTTGTGGATATTGATAGGAGCATCACTCGGCGGTGCTGTTCATGACATGGTCATTCTTGCAGCATCGGTAAGGAGAAACGGCAAGTCACTGGCACAGATAGCCGGCGATGAGGTTGGCCCACTTACCGGGATTACAGCAGCAATAGCTATCTTATTTATTATTATCGTTGCACTGGCAGGGCTGGGTCTTGCTGTTATCAATGCCCTCTCCCACAGCGCCTGGGGCGCATTTACCATAGCTGCAACAATACCTATAGCGCTGTTTATGGGACTGTATCTCTACAAAATCAGATATGGAAAGATAGCAGAAGTTAGTATTATTGGTGTTATTCTTTTGGTGTTGGCTGTCTTTTTTGGCAGTTATATTCCTGGCTCTGGTCTTGAGCCATATTTTAATCTGGACAAAAAACTCCTTGTCTTTCTGATGGCCCTTTATGGTTTCATTGCATCGGTTCTTCCTGTCTGGATGCTTCTTTGCCCCAGAGATTATCTTTCTACCTATATGAAAATAGGGACGGTTATACTCCTTGCGCTTGGCATACTATTCCTGGCGCCTAACATCCATATGCCCGCCGTTACAAGATTTATTCATGGTGGTGGTCCAGTAATACCAGGAACGCTATTCCCATTTATGTTCATAACTATTGCATGTGGAGCACTCTCTGGTTTCCATTCTCTTGTTGCGTCAGGGACTACTCCAAAAATGATTGAAAACGAGTCTGAGATAAAGATGATAGGTTTTGGTGCTATGCTTGTGGAAGGATTTATCTCGGTGATTGCTATTATTGCCGCAACGATATTGATGCCAGGAGACTATTTTGCGATTAATACTCATCTATCATTTGATGAATTGGCACGGCTAGGTTTTCCCATAAACTATATTGTTGAACTTTCCGAAGACGTGGGTACCAATATTGCCGGAAGACCGGGAGGCGCAGTTTCTCTTGCAGTTGGTATGGCTTCAATATTTTCAAGCCTTCCAGGTATGAAAACCCTTATGCCGTATTGGTATAACTTTGCGCTCATGTTTGAAGCCCTTTTTATTCTTACAACCGTTGATACAGGAACCAGAGTAGCCAGGTTTATTGTCCAGGAACTGGGTAGTCATGTGTACCGTCCTCTGGGAAGGACAAACTGGATTCCCGGAACAATACTCTCAAGCTTTCTTGTAGTAGGATCATGGGGTTATCTCATCTATTCAGGGAATATATCAACCATTTGGCCGATGTTTGGCGTTGCAAATCAACTCCTTGCGGCAATTGCCTTCTGTGTGGGTACAACGATTATAATAAAGATGAATAAACTCAAATATGCATGGGCAACATTTCTGCCTATGGTATTTATGTTTGTTACCACCTTTACGGCATCTTACAAACTCTTTTTTGATTTTATTGAAAAATCAGCCTCATCGACAATACGGTCGGAAGCACTTGCCTTCCGGTTTGATGCCATCCTCATTGCCATCATGGTAACCCTTGCCATAATTACCCTCTTTGATTCGATTCACAAGTGGTATGGTTATCTATCAGGAAAAAGAAAAATGGTAACAACTGAGGTTATTGAATGGGTTCGCCATGCAGAAACATCTTAA
- a CDS encoding carboxypeptidase-like regulatory domain-containing protein → MSHKKLLTRLTSAFFILILISLFCGNINTSQAAWVKNAVDAPKWFSEFQRHSSRAMAIDSYKRSHIVYGGDHLYYAYHNGNTWIYQTVDASPGVGQYASIAIDTSGKAHISYYDATYGNLKYATNKSGPWIKTSIDSSGDVGSHTSITVDSLNKVHISYLYFDSTTEETKLKYATNKSGSWIKTTLGSGGWDNSIAVDKSGKVHICYQEANDILETNLLNYITNTSGSWEIVAIDNFGMFSSIAIDTVGKIHISYYNESHGDLRYATNKSGLWATEIVDNSGISVGMFTSLALDTSGKAHISYYDGYPNSNLKYATNKSGSWVKTTMDSYGDVGWFTSLTLDTSGKAYISYYDDSKGYLKYATNKSGSWIKTIVDKNGIVGEYTSLVLDTAGKMHISYYDCFKRDLTYATNKSGSWVKTIVDSYGDVGRCNSIALDTAGKVHISYCDNSKNDIKYATNKSGSWVKTVVDNTDVGPYTSLAVDSFSKAHISYYDFNNDNLKYATNKSGAWVKKTLEHGGIWSSIAVDTSGKIHISHYHSGLTYTTNKSGTWGSTLVDGITLMGFSTSMAVDTYGKAHISYTNGDLKYATNKSGAWVKTTVDSAADSVGDYNSIAVDTSGKAHISYYDESTDNLKYATNKYGNWSKAIVDSHGSLGLYTSIALNTSNKVYISYYDLSNGDLKYITDASSLSPSDLYVKEAEDSAGAEISDEDTISDTTLGIMQVGYHGNVDNKSNYTTTYSISGYILDENGFPIEGVKLNLGIRGHIDTTKSNTNGFFEFKNLRKGIYRITAEENSYKKYTREIKLLRKEEKSMVIKLIKKNKEKYDIALQY, encoded by the coding sequence ATGAGTCATAAAAAATTATTAACAAGGTTAACAAGCGCATTTTTCATCTTAATTCTTATAAGCCTTTTCTGTGGTAATATCAATACCTCTCAGGCAGCATGGGTTAAAAATGCCGTGGATGCTCCAAAATGGTTTTCTGAGTTTCAAAGACATTCTTCTAGGGCAATGGCAATTGACTCCTATAAACGATCTCATATTGTTTATGGAGGGGATCACCTTTACTATGCATACCATAACGGTAATACCTGGATTTATCAGACAGTAGATGCATCACCGGGGGTAGGGCAGTATGCCTCCATAGCAATTGACACGTCAGGCAAAGCACACATAAGCTATTACGATGCAACGTATGGTAACCTTAAATATGCTACCAATAAATCTGGCCCCTGGATAAAAACCAGTATAGACAGTAGCGGAGATGTAGGGAGCCATACCTCAATAACGGTTGACTCATTAAATAAGGTGCATATCAGTTATCTTTATTTTGATTCTACTACGGAAGAAACTAAGCTTAAATATGCCACCAATAAATCTGGCTCCTGGATAAAGACCACCCTTGGTAGCGGGGGTTGGGATAACTCTATAGCAGTTGATAAATCAGGCAAGGTACATATATGCTATCAAGAGGCTAATGATATCCTGGAGACCAATCTTCTCAATTATATTACCAATACATCAGGTTCATGGGAAATCGTAGCTATAGACAATTTTGGCATGTTCTCTTCAATAGCAATTGACACGGTGGGTAAGATACATATCAGTTATTATAATGAATCTCATGGCGATCTTAGATATGCTACCAATAAATCCGGTTTATGGGCAACAGAGATCGTAGATAATAGTGGGATAAGTGTAGGTATGTTTACCTCCTTAGCACTCGATACGTCCGGCAAGGCGCATATCAGCTATTACGATGGTTATCCTAATTCTAACCTTAAGTATGCTACCAATAAGTCAGGCTCATGGGTAAAAACTACTATGGATAGCTACGGGGATGTTGGTTGGTTTACCTCGTTAACGCTTGATACATCAGGTAAGGCTTATATTAGCTATTATGACGATTCCAAAGGTTACCTTAAATATGCTACCAATAAGTCAGGCTCATGGATAAAAACTATTGTGGATAAGAATGGGATTGTAGGTGAATATACCTCCTTAGTGCTCGATACTGCAGGCAAGATGCATATCAGTTATTATGATTGTTTTAAACGTGACCTTACCTATGCCACCAATAAATCCGGCTCATGGGTGAAAACTATCGTCGACAGTTACGGAGATGTAGGTCGGTGCAACTCCATAGCGCTTGATACTGCAGGTAAAGTACACATTAGCTATTGTGATAATTCTAAAAACGACATTAAATATGCTACGAATAAATCTGGCTCCTGGGTAAAAACCGTTGTGGACAATACGGATGTAGGTCCATATACCTCTCTAGCAGTGGACTCATTCAGTAAGGCTCATATTAGCTACTATGATTTTAATAACGACAACCTTAAATATGCTACCAATAAATCCGGTGCATGGGTAAAGAAAACCCTGGAGCATGGAGGAATATGGTCATCTATAGCCGTTGATACTTCAGGTAAAATACACATCAGCCATTATCATTCCGGCCTTACATATACGACCAACAAATCTGGCACATGGGGAAGCACCCTTGTGGATGGTATTACGCTTATGGGTTTCTCTACCTCTATGGCAGTTGATACATACGGTAAAGCGCATATTAGTTATACCAATGGCGATCTCAAGTATGCTACCAATAAATCTGGTGCATGGGTAAAAACAACCGTTGATAGTGCTGCAGACTCAGTAGGTGATTATAACTCAATAGCAGTGGATACATCCGGCAAGGCACACATTAGCTATTATGATGAGAGTACTGATAATCTTAAATACGCTACGAATAAATATGGCAATTGGTCTAAAGCAATCGTGGACTCACATGGGTCTTTAGGATTATATACCTCCATAGCACTGAATACGTCAAATAAGGTATACATCAGCTACTACGATTTGAGTAATGGTGATCTCAAGTATATTACCGATGCCTCTTCCTTATCTCCATCAGACTTGTATGTAAAAGAGGCAGAAGATAGTGCAGGTGCAGAGATTTCCGATGAGGATACTATCTCCGATACGACATTGGGTATTATGCAAGTCGGCTATCATGGGAATGTTGACAATAAATCTAATTACACCACTACGTATTCAATTTCCGGATATATCCTAGATGAAAACGGATTTCCAATAGAAGGTGTAAAATTGAATCTTGGAATAAGAGGACATATCGATACTACAAAGTCAAATACGAATGGGTTCTTTGAGTTTAAAAATTTACGGAAAGGTATTTATCGCATTACAGCGGAAGAAAATAGTTATAAAAAATACACACGGGAGATAAAACTTCTCAGAAAAGAAGAGAAAAGTATGGTCATCAAATTGATTAAAAAAAATAAAGAGAAGTATGATATAGCTTTACAGTATTGA
- a CDS encoding carbonic anhydrase family protein → MKTLKYLVLTPTFLFFSSMIVATTLFAGSDEHNKSEHWSYEGECGPEHWGDLIHKNCKCKLGDMQSPIGISITQKAKLDSINFHYYATPLKIINNGHTMQINYGCGSSISIGNKKYELIQFHFHCPSEHKIHGKSYDMEAHLVHKGAHGELAVIAVFMEEGKENDFIKTLWGNFPKEQGKEYTHTDLKINANQILPKNTAAYYTYHGSLTTPPCSEIVNWFVLKTPIQVSKAELEKFASIFKRDARPIQPQHGRIVKESY, encoded by the coding sequence ATGAAGACACTGAAATACCTTGTTTTAACACCGACCTTTCTGTTCTTTTCATCGATGATAGTCGCAACGACTTTATTCGCCGGATCTGATGAACATAATAAATCGGAACATTGGAGTTACGAGGGTGAGTGTGGACCAGAACACTGGGGCGATCTCATACACAAAAATTGCAAATGCAAATTGGGAGATATGCAATCACCAATTGGTATTTCCATAACACAAAAAGCCAAGCTAGATAGTATAAACTTTCACTACTATGCAACCCCTTTGAAAATTATAAACAATGGTCATACTATGCAAATTAATTACGGGTGTGGAAGCTCGATATCTATCGGTAACAAGAAGTATGAACTCATACAGTTTCACTTTCACTGCCCTAGTGAGCACAAAATACATGGAAAATCTTACGATATGGAAGCACATTTAGTGCATAAGGGCGCGCATGGAGAATTAGCGGTTATTGCTGTATTCATGGAAGAGGGCAAAGAAAATGATTTCATAAAAACCTTATGGGGTAATTTTCCAAAAGAACAGGGCAAAGAGTATACACATACCGACTTAAAGATAAATGCCAATCAAATCCTTCCCAAAAATACTGCTGCTTATTATACGTATCATGGCTCACTTACCACACCACCCTGCAGTGAAATTGTAAATTGGTTTGTCTTAAAGACCCCAATTCAAGTATCAAAAGCAGAATTGGAAAAATTTGCCTCCATTTTTAAGAGGGATGCAAGACCAATTCAACCTCAGCACGGCAGAATCGTTAAGGAAAGTTATTAA
- a CDS encoding M28 family peptidase, which translates to MRRMVPNGIFIILLTGIFLAFAVNSYGSEKNNEEQFLKNIQQLTKQGKSAGEGYFSQDGKFLIFQSEREPGNPFYQIYILSFETGEIHRVSSGVGKTTCSFFRPNSEEVLFASTHLDSQAEAKQQAEIEFRSSGKKRRFTWDYDEHYDIFSAQRDGSALKRLTDAPGYDAEGAYSPDGSKIVFCSLRNAYPVEKLSSEDQKRFETNPAYFGEIYLMNADGSDQKRLTDWPGYDGGPFFSPDGERIIWRHFNENGMLADVYTMRLDGSDIQRLTNFGSMSWAPYYHPSGEYIIFHSNKYGFANCELFIVDVHGEKEPVRVTFTHNVFDGLPVFSPDGKHLVWTSGRSPAGESQLFLADWNHDAALAALQSACTQIQSQPSQMFNIPENPGRGASRNPSHIEQLPTEKSEQGFSPEITVADLRTYVHYLASDALEGRLTGTRGTQMAADYIADYFRKIGLKTLGDNGSYFQEFPFVSGVEVIPDKNHLQIMKKGMETISFDIDKDFRPLAFTANGEVEGQVVFAGYGLSVPGKEDASYDSYKGVDVREKIVLVLHYVPEEVDMKRRQELNPYAGLRYKAMLARERGAKALLVVTGPKSTGAGELIPLAFDKVSADSGIIVASVSGKIAEALFADSGKSLEAVQSALDVENPQTGGCFELPGIQIKISTEVKQKKETDRNVLGFLPPGEGVESSEYVLIGAHYDHIGHGGIDSLARKGEEGQIHNGADDNASGVSTVLELAGVLTEEQKKNPQAIRRGLIFALWSGEELGLIGSSYFARHPIIPLNNIITYINFDMVGRLNGNNLIVQGVGSSNTWPQLIKKCNGDAGFTLNLQNDPYLPSDATTFYQENIPVINFFTGSHEDYNRPTDDRVLLITMVWQESLSSHGL; encoded by the coding sequence ATGAGGCGCATGGTTCCAAACGGTATTTTTATCATACTATTAACAGGTATTTTCTTAGCTTTTGCTGTAAATAGTTATGGAAGTGAAAAAAATAATGAAGAGCAATTTTTAAAGAATATCCAGCAGTTAACTAAGCAGGGGAAAAGCGCGGGTGAAGGATATTTTTCTCAGGATGGAAAGTTTCTCATATTTCAAAGTGAACGAGAGCCAGGGAATCCTTTCTATCAAATCTACATACTGAGTTTTGAAACGGGAGAAATCCATCGGGTTTCTTCCGGAGTGGGTAAAACAACATGCTCATTCTTCAGACCTAACTCAGAAGAGGTACTTTTTGCGTCAACTCATTTGGATTCTCAAGCAGAAGCAAAACAGCAGGCAGAAATTGAATTCCGTTCTTCAGGAAAAAAACGTCGCTTTACCTGGGATTACGATGAGCATTATGATATTTTCTCCGCGCAGCGAGATGGAAGCGCTTTAAAACGTTTAACCGATGCCCCTGGATATGATGCGGAGGGAGCTTATTCACCTGATGGCAGTAAAATTGTTTTTTGTTCTCTGCGGAATGCCTATCCGGTTGAAAAGCTTTCGTCCGAGGATCAGAAGCGTTTTGAGACTAATCCCGCTTATTTTGGTGAGATATACCTTATGAATGCCGATGGCTCAGATCAAAAGCGATTAACCGATTGGCCCGGCTATGATGGTGGTCCTTTTTTTAGTCCGGATGGTGAACGGATTATCTGGCGGCATTTTAATGAAAATGGTATGTTAGCCGATGTTTATACTATGCGTTTGGATGGGTCGGATATACAAAGATTAACAAACTTCGGATCGATGTCATGGGCTCCTTATTATCATCCTTCCGGTGAGTATATAATCTTTCATTCGAATAAGTATGGATTTGCTAATTGTGAATTATTCATCGTAGATGTCCATGGTGAAAAAGAACCTGTACGGGTCACCTTTACTCATAATGTATTTGATGGGTTGCCTGTTTTTTCCCCCGATGGAAAGCATCTTGTATGGACTTCTGGCCGATCGCCTGCGGGTGAAAGTCAACTATTTCTGGCCGATTGGAATCATGATGCCGCATTGGCAGCCTTACAGTCAGCATGCACACAGATTCAGTCTCAACCTTCTCAGATGTTTAACATCCCCGAAAACCCAGGCCGGGGAGCTTCTCGTAACCCTTCTCACATCGAGCAATTACCTACAGAAAAAAGTGAGCAGGGTTTTTCTCCCGAAATTACCGTTGCAGATTTGCGTACCTACGTTCACTATCTTGCTTCTGATGCATTGGAAGGTCGGTTGACCGGTACCAGGGGGACTCAAATGGCTGCCGATTATATTGCAGATTATTTTAGGAAAATCGGATTAAAAACCCTTGGTGATAATGGAAGTTATTTTCAGGAATTTCCCTTTGTTTCAGGAGTGGAAGTCATTCCCGATAAAAATCACCTTCAAATTATGAAAAAGGGGATGGAAACGATATCATTCGATATAGACAAAGATTTTCGTCCTCTGGCATTCACGGCAAATGGAGAGGTAGAAGGGCAGGTAGTTTTTGCAGGGTATGGATTATCTGTTCCCGGGAAAGAAGATGCTAGCTACGATTCATATAAAGGTGTGGATGTAAGAGAGAAAATTGTTCTTGTGCTTCATTATGTCCCGGAAGAAGTGGACATGAAAAGACGGCAGGAACTTAATCCCTATGCTGGATTACGGTATAAGGCCATGCTAGCCCGTGAACGTGGCGCTAAAGCCCTCTTGGTAGTTACCGGTCCAAAATCCACAGGTGCAGGTGAGTTAATACCCCTTGCTTTCGATAAAGTTTCAGCTGATTCAGGGATTATTGTTGCTTCAGTAAGTGGTAAAATTGCAGAAGCACTTTTCGCCGATTCTGGTAAAAGTCTTGAAGCTGTTCAATCAGCATTAGATGTAGAAAATCCTCAGACCGGAGGATGTTTTGAATTACCCGGCATTCAGATAAAGATATCCACCGAAGTAAAACAGAAGAAAGAGACAGATCGTAATGTCCTTGGTTTTTTACCCCCTGGCGAAGGAGTGGAAAGTTCGGAATATGTTCTGATTGGTGCCCATTACGATCATATTGGCCACGGAGGGATTGATTCGCTGGCGCGTAAAGGTGAAGAGGGGCAGATTCACAATGGAGCTGATGACAACGCCTCTGGTGTCTCTACCGTTTTGGAATTGGCTGGTGTCCTGACTGAAGAACAAAAGAAGAATCCTCAGGCAATTCGACGTGGGCTTATTTTTGCTCTCTGGTCAGGAGAAGAGTTAGGATTAATCGGATCCTCCTATTTTGCCAGACATCCGATCATCCCTTTAAACAATATTATTACCTATATTAATTTTGATATGGTTGGGCGACTCAACGGGAATAATTTAATCGTTCAGGGGGTAGGTTCATCAAATACCTGGCCACAGCTCATAAAGAAGTGTAATGGAGATGCCGGGTTTACTCTAAATCTTCAAAATGACCCGTATTTACCATCGGATGCAACTACCTTTTACCAGGAAAATATTCCTGTAATAAACTTCTTTACTGGCAGCCATGAGGATTACAATCGGCCTACCGATGACCGGGTACTCTTAATTACAATGGTATGGCAAGAATCGCTGAGTTCGCACGGTCTTTGA
- a CDS encoding PDZ domain-containing protein: protein MGTIPDFATDGVEGVRINNIKAGGPADNAGLKNGDIIVELAGQKVTNIYDYNYVLDSIKIGKPVEIVVLRDSERKTMTIIPIARK, encoded by the coding sequence TTGGGAACAATTCCAGACTTTGCTACTGATGGCGTTGAAGGAGTAAGGATAAATAATATCAAAGCAGGAGGACCGGCAGACAATGCCGGGCTGAAAAATGGTGATATTATTGTAGAACTGGCGGGTCAAAAAGTTACCAATATTTATGACTATAATTACGTGCTGGATAGTATAAAAATTGGCAAACCTGTAGAAATAGTGGTTCTCAGGGATAGCGAGCGAAAAACGATGACTATCATCCCGATAGCACGAAAATAA
- a CDS encoding HPF/RaiA family ribosome-associated protein, protein MILPLQITGHDLELTDAIKANIQEHAEKLDKYYNHLISCRIRVEAIPKRSLYNVHIDMTVPGKELVVRREPNQDLYLAIRDSFDAARRELLDFARVQRGDVKNREGIPHARISTLFLDNGYGFLTTLDDGLNREIYFHENSVLNHKFKHLKIGMIVRFNEEMGEKGPQASTVTVVGS, encoded by the coding sequence ATGATACTTCCATTACAAATTACAGGTCACGACTTAGAGCTCACCGATGCAATAAAGGCTAATATTCAGGAACATGCTGAGAAGTTAGATAAATATTATAACCATCTTATAAGCTGTAGGATTAGGGTGGAGGCTATTCCTAAGAGATCACTCTATAATGTGCATATTGATATGACTGTTCCTGGTAAAGAGCTGGTGGTGAGGCGTGAACCAAACCAGGATCTTTATTTGGCAATAAGAGATTCCTTCGATGCAGCTCGCCGTGAATTATTGGATTTTGCCAGAGTGCAGCGGGGCGATGTAAAAAATCGTGAAGGTATACCTCATGCGCGTATATCAACCCTATTCCTGGATAATGGTTACGGTTTTCTTACTACATTGGATGATGGTTTAAACAGGGAAATCTATTTCCACGAGAACAGTGTGTTGAACCATAAATTTAAACATCTGAAGATCGGTATGATCGTGCGTTTTAATGAGGAAATGGGTGAAAAAGGACCACAAGCAAGTACGGTAACGGTAGTGGGAAGTTAG